The Amycolatopsis nigrescens CSC17Ta-90 genomic interval ATCGTGTGCAGGGTCGGGTCCTTCAGCAGCCGGGGTGACGTCCTCGGCACGTCGCGGCCCAGCAGCGCGGCCCGGCTGAACCGCGGGTCGCTCAGTACCAGCCGGACGTCCTCGTGCCGGGTCGCCAGCCAGGCGTCGCCTCCGTAGGGCAGCCGGATCCGGCTCAGCGGCTCGTGCTCGCGAAGCCGGGCGTATTCGGGTTCCAGGGCGAGCCGTGCCGGATCGCGGAAGGGGTACGTGCGGGGTTCTCGGCCGGTGGTGGTCATGCTGGAAAAGTCGGGTCGCGGCGGGGAAAAGTTCCGGGGAGCGCCCGTGATTTGTGCCGATCTGCTAAGCCTGCCACCCCTTCTGCTGATCGAGATGAGTACATTTCGGGGGTATTTGACACCGGTGTCGGCCGGTGAATACCATCCGGTAACTTCGATTTAACGACCGGCTCGTCGAAATTCCGGTCACCGAAAAATTGCGAGTCCTTCCGGTAGTGAACGCTATTCTGATCGAGGTGCGATGAACGCTATTCCTGGTCCGGATTCCGCTGGTGAGTCGTTCGCGACGCTGCTGCACCACTGGGCCCGGCAGCTGGCCGACGAGACCGCGCTGACCTTCCTGGACTACAGCGAAAGCGTCGACGCCAAAGCCGTCTACCTCACCTGGTCCGAACTCGACGAGCGGGTGAGCGCGGTGGCCGCCCGGCTGCTCGAATCCGCCGCTCCCGGCGAACGAGCGGCGATCGTGGCGGACCAGTCGGCGGATTACGTGGTGGCTTTTCTCGGCGCCATCCGGGCCGGGATGATCGCGGTGCCGCTGTTCTCCCCGGGGCTGCCGGGGCACGCGGAACGGCTGGCCACGGTGCTCGCGGACGCCGAGCCCAGCCTGCTGCTCACCACCGCCGGCAAGGTCGGTGAGGTGACGGCTTTCGTGGCGTCCCAGGCGATGCGCGCGCCGGATGTGATCGCAGTGGACACCGCCGAGCCGGTGCGGGGCGAGCACGAATGGCCGGTGCCGGCACCGGACGATCTCGCGTACCTGCAGTACACCTCGGGCTCCACCAGGACACCGGCCGGCGTGATGCTGGCGCACCGCAACGTGCTCGCCAACGCCAGGCAGGCCTGCCGCGCGTACGGCGCCGAGCCGGGGCTCAACACCACGGTGAGCTGGTTGCCGCTGTACCACGACCTTGGGCTGATGCTCGGCATCGGCGCACCGATGGCGGGCGGCATCGGCTCGGTCCTGATGGACCCGCTGGCCTTCCTGGGACGGCCGGGCCGCTGGCTCCGCGCGCTGTCGCTGAGCCCCGGCGCGATCAGCGCGGGACCCAACTTCGCCTTCGCCTACACGGCTTCGCGGGTGCCGGAGGCGGAAAAGGTCTACCTCGAACTGGGGGGCGTCTCCGCACTGACCAACGGCAGCGAACCGGTGCTGCCCGCCACCATCGCCCGGTTCCAGGACGCCTTCGCGGAATGCGGCTTACCGCCGAACGTCCAGCGGGTTTGCTACGGGCTGGCGGAGGCGACGCTGGTCGTGTCGGTCACCGACGCGGACAAGCCGCTGCGCCAGGTCACCTTCGATCGGGACCGGCTCGCCGCGGGCACGGCGGTGCCGGTGGTCGGCGGCGAAGGTGCCACCACGCTGGTCTCGTGCGGCCGCCCGGCCGGGCAGGAGTTGCTGATCGTGGACCCGGCGACCCGGCGGCCGCTGCCTGCCGGCGAGGTCGGCGAGATCTGGGTGAGCGGACCGAACATCGGTGCCGGCTACTGGAAGAAGCCGGACGATTCGGTGGCCACCTTCGGGCTGAGCCCCGCCGTCGCGGCCGGGGAGGAGCCCGGCCGCGGGATGGACGGCAGGGGCTGGCTGGCCACCGGGGACCTCGGCCTGCTGTTCGAGGGCGAGCTGTACATGACCGGCCGGTCCAAGGATCTGATCA includes:
- a CDS encoding fatty acyl-AMP ligase — protein: MNAIPGPDSAGESFATLLHHWARQLADETALTFLDYSESVDAKAVYLTWSELDERVSAVAARLLESAAPGERAAIVADQSADYVVAFLGAIRAGMIAVPLFSPGLPGHAERLATVLADAEPSLLLTTAGKVGEVTAFVASQAMRAPDVIAVDTAEPVRGEHEWPVPAPDDLAYLQYTSGSTRTPAGVMLAHRNVLANARQACRAYGAEPGLNTTVSWLPLYHDLGLMLGIGAPMAGGIGSVLMDPLAFLGRPGRWLRALSLSPGAISAGPNFAFAYTASRVPEAEKVYLELGGVSALTNGSEPVLPATIARFQDAFAECGLPPNVQRVCYGLAEATLVVSVTDADKPLRQVTFDRDRLAAGTAVPVVGGEGATTLVSCGRPAGQELLIVDPATRRPLPAGEVGEIWVSGPNIGAGYWKKPDDSVATFGLSPAVAAGEEPGRGMDGRGWLATGDLGLLFEGELYMTGRSKDLIIVDGRNHYPQDIEQTVEGNPAVRPHSAGAFAVAGEEGEKAVVVLERSKRDDASELDLGEAGAAIRAEVSRLHGLGLHDIVFVPPGEVPRTSSGKISRALCRSRYLDGTFTGRRLS